A section of the Pseudomonas sp. Q1-7 genome encodes:
- a CDS encoding class I SAM-dependent methyltransferase, with the protein MSSSPEGLLYDAYAAHSQRFVDLGGLPARLGDTLWIGSYFGLIAQLPQAPALLLDIDPGAVREAARRFPGIPVVQADVCRLPFRQCFDSILMAGAVSAYLLDDGILASAARSLVTALRPDGTRCLYLDAYHRRSIQVSPQFNGRQALLLGGRRWWREARNRPCPGEPCRFEVTLDLWPEAGDEPPRRFRFRQRAFDPEELSAPFAALGLAWRDLRVDEGAGRFALVLGPRPG; encoded by the coding sequence ATGTCGTCCAGCCCTGAGGGCCTGCTCTACGACGCCTATGCGGCCCACTCGCAGCGTTTCGTCGACCTCGGCGGGCTGCCCGCGCGGCTCGGCGACACGCTGTGGATCGGCAGCTACTTCGGGCTGATCGCGCAGTTGCCGCAGGCGCCCGCGCTGCTGCTGGACATCGACCCCGGGGCGGTACGCGAAGCGGCGCGCCGTTTCCCCGGCATTCCCGTGGTGCAGGCCGACGTCTGCCGGCTGCCGTTCCGCCAGTGCTTCGACAGCATTCTCATGGCCGGCGCGGTGAGCGCCTACCTGCTGGATGACGGCATCCTGGCCAGTGCCGCGCGCTCCCTGGTCACCGCGCTGCGCCCGGATGGCACGCGCTGCCTTTATCTGGATGCCTACCATCGCCGGTCCATCCAGGTCAGTCCGCAGTTCAACGGCCGTCAGGCGTTGCTGCTGGGCGGCCGCCGCTGGTGGCGCGAGGCCCGCAACCGGCCTTGCCCCGGCGAACCCTGCCGGTTCGAGGTGACGTTGGACCTGTGGCCCGAGGCGGGCGACGAGCCGCCCCGGCGCTTTCGCTTCCGCCAGCGGGCGTTCGACCCGGAGGAACTCTCGGCGCCGTTCGCCGCGCTGGGGCTGGCCTGGCGAGACCTGCGGGTGGACGAAGGGGCGGGGCGCTTCGCCCTGGTGCTGGGGCCGAGGCCGGGGTAG
- the benA gene encoding benzoate 1,2-dioxygenase large subunit, translating to MSLGFDYLNSLLEEDKEKGIYRCKREMFTDPRLFELEMKHIFEGNWIYLAHESQIPEKNDYLTLNMGRQPIFIARNKDGELNAFLNACSHRGAQLCRHKSGNRSSYTCPFHGWTFNNSGKLLKVKDPAEAGYPSSFNCEGSHDLTRVARFESYRGFLFGSLNPDVKPLVEHLGESAKIIDMIVDQSPEGLEVLRGSSSYIYEGNWKLTAENGADGYHVSSVHWNYAATQNQRKQREAGEEIKTMSAGSWAKNGGGFYSFDHGHLLLWTRWANPEDRPLYERRDELAQDFGKARADWMIENSRNLCLYPNVYLMDQFSSQIRIARPISVNQTEITIYCIAPKGESADARAKRIRQYEDFFNVSGMATPDDLEEFRSCQLGYQGSRGWNDMSRGAEHWVEGADAAAQEIDLHPLLSGVRTEDEGLFVLQHQYWQQTMLKAAAAEQQLIPVEAVQ from the coding sequence ATGTCCCTGGGATTCGACTACCTGAATTCGCTGCTTGAGGAAGACAAGGAGAAGGGCATCTACCGCTGTAAGCGGGAGATGTTCACCGACCCGCGCCTGTTCGAGCTGGAAATGAAGCACATCTTCGAGGGCAACTGGATCTACCTGGCTCACGAGAGCCAGATTCCCGAGAAGAACGACTACCTCACCCTCAACATGGGGCGCCAGCCGATCTTCATCGCGCGCAACAAGGACGGTGAGCTCAATGCCTTCCTCAACGCCTGCAGCCACCGTGGCGCGCAGCTGTGCCGCCACAAGAGCGGCAACCGTTCCTCCTACACCTGCCCCTTCCACGGCTGGACGTTCAACAACTCCGGCAAGCTGCTGAAGGTGAAGGACCCGGCCGAAGCCGGCTATCCGTCCAGCTTCAACTGCGAAGGCTCCCACGACCTGACCCGCGTGGCGCGCTTCGAGTCCTATCGCGGCTTCCTCTTCGGCAGCCTGAACCCCGATGTCAAGCCGCTGGTTGAGCACCTGGGCGAGTCCGCGAAGATCATCGACATGATCGTCGACCAGTCCCCCGAGGGCCTGGAAGTGCTGCGCGGTTCCTCCAGCTACATCTACGAGGGCAACTGGAAGCTGACCGCCGAGAATGGCGCCGACGGCTACCACGTGAGCTCCGTGCACTGGAACTACGCCGCCACCCAGAACCAGCGCAAGCAGCGCGAGGCGGGCGAAGAGATCAAGACCATGAGCGCCGGCAGCTGGGCCAAGAACGGCGGCGGATTCTATTCCTTCGACCACGGCCATCTGTTGCTCTGGACCCGTTGGGCCAACCCCGAGGATCGCCCCCTCTACGAGCGCCGCGACGAACTGGCCCAGGACTTCGGCAAGGCCCGCGCCGACTGGATGATCGAGAACTCGCGCAACCTCTGCCTGTACCCGAACGTCTACCTGATGGACCAGTTCAGCTCGCAGATCCGCATCGCCCGGCCGATCTCGGTCAACCAGACCGAAATCACCATCTACTGCATCGCGCCCAAGGGCGAGAGTGCCGATGCCCGCGCCAAGCGCATCCGCCAGTACGAAGACTTCTTCAACGTCAGCGGCATGGCCACCCCGGACGACCTGGAGGAATTCCGCTCCTGCCAGCTGGGCTACCAGGGCAGCCGTGGCTGGAACGACATGTCCCGTGGTGCCGAGCACTGGGTGGAAGGCGCCGATGCCGCCGCCCAGGAAATCGACCTGCATCCGCTGCTCTCCGGTGTGCGCACCGAGGATGAAGGCCTGTTCGTGCTGCAGCACCAGTACTGGCAGCAAACCATGCTCAAGGCGGCCGCCGCCGAGCAGCAACTGATCCCCGTGGAGGCCGTGCAATGA
- a CDS encoding KamA family radical SAM protein — protein sequence MTLSATQALSGTIPVEVVDGTDRWSDWRWQQRNALTSLDDLLQSFPGLANGDLAERVRHHLAERKLGITPYTASLIHRDEADRPLASDPIWRQLVPDWQATEAAVALAYDGESENWELPDEMVTPICQHKYDNRVILRMANACHAYCQFCYEALRTLEKHTDKGSLRRQDWLDTLAYIRSHRELDEVILSGGEPLMHSDAHLDRYLGDLRGLRPELIIRIHTRALTFNPYRITGELVEVLARHEVNTVGLHVAHPRELTRDFRMAVRRLQGACPILFANIPLLRGINDDYETLSELCLSLYRMGVQPHYLYHFMPFSPGSANYRTDISAAVALVARMKRRLSNIAVPEYVLPHKTGKFTVPLDLVGQRPMLDQGPHGEFLHFINWKGQPCTFPE from the coding sequence ATGACGCTTTCCGCTACCCAAGCCCTGTCTGGAACGATCCCCGTCGAAGTCGTCGATGGCACCGACCGCTGGTCCGACTGGCGTTGGCAACAGCGCAACGCGCTGACCAGCCTGGATGACCTGCTGCAATCATTTCCCGGCCTGGCCAACGGCGACCTGGCCGAGCGCGTTCGCCACCACCTGGCCGAACGCAAGCTGGGCATCACGCCCTACACGGCCAGCCTGATCCACCGGGACGAGGCCGATCGCCCGCTGGCCAGCGACCCCATCTGGCGCCAACTGGTGCCCGACTGGCAGGCCACGGAAGCGGCCGTCGCGCTCGCCTACGACGGAGAGTCGGAGAACTGGGAGCTGCCGGACGAGATGGTCACGCCGATCTGCCAGCACAAGTACGACAACCGCGTGATCCTGCGCATGGCCAATGCCTGCCACGCCTACTGCCAGTTCTGCTACGAAGCGCTGCGCACCCTGGAGAAACACACCGACAAGGGCAGCCTGCGTCGCCAGGACTGGCTCGACACCCTGGCCTACATCCGCAGCCACCGCGAGCTGGACGAAGTGATCCTCAGCGGCGGTGAACCGCTCATGCATTCCGACGCCCACCTCGACCGTTACCTCGGCGACCTGCGGGGACTGCGCCCGGAGCTGATCATCCGCATCCACACCCGCGCGCTGACCTTCAACCCCTATCGCATCACCGGCGAACTGGTGGAAGTGCTGGCGCGCCACGAGGTCAACACCGTCGGCCTGCACGTCGCCCATCCACGGGAACTGACCCGCGACTTCCGCATGGCGGTGAGGCGCCTGCAGGGCGCCTGCCCGATCCTGTTTGCCAACATCCCGCTGCTGCGCGGCATCAACGACGACTACGAGACCCTTTCCGAGCTGTGCCTGAGCCTCTACCGGATGGGCGTGCAGCCGCATTACCTCTACCACTTCATGCCGTTCTCGCCGGGTTCGGCGAACTACCGCACCGACATCAGCGCAGCCGTGGCCCTGGTGGCGAGGATGAAGCGCCGGCTGTCGAACATCGCCGTGCCGGAGTACGTACTGCCGCACAAGACCGGCAAGTTCACCGTGCCGCTGGACCTGGTCGGCCAGCGCCCGATGCTGGACCAGGGGCCCCACGGAGAGTTTCTCCACTTCATCAACTGGAAGGGCCAGCCGTGCACGTTCCCGGAATGA
- a CDS encoding C-terminal binding protein yields MKIGIIDSRHNCYVTDPDIERSVFGDAAEVTLYQVSDTCELPAEAYACDGFISWHLVPLNRAFFQDVPRCRAVVRAAVGFDNIDLLAAVSHGVQVANVPDYGTEEVADHTLALALGLLRRVPRGHAVVSGGGWDWRQVGTLPRLSQLRVGLVGFGRIGMAVARRFQAFGCQVSFYDPYISSGTEKSLNVQRCENLDDLLRDSDLVSLHTPLNDETRHLIGARELQRLHGKYLVNTARGPLIDGTALAAAVEAGHLRGVGLDVYENEREAIPEAFCNREEVILSPHVAFYSEAALPELRRKAAGVLLDILRSGRHRNVVQP; encoded by the coding sequence ATGAAAATCGGCATCATCGATTCCCGCCACAACTGCTACGTCACCGATCCCGACATCGAACGCAGCGTGTTCGGCGACGCCGCCGAAGTCACGCTTTACCAGGTGTCGGACACCTGTGAGCTGCCCGCCGAGGCGTACGCCTGCGACGGTTTCATCAGTTGGCACCTGGTGCCGCTGAACCGCGCCTTCTTCCAGGACGTGCCCAGGTGCCGGGCCGTGGTGCGGGCGGCGGTGGGCTTCGACAACATCGACCTGCTGGCGGCCGTCAGCCACGGCGTGCAGGTGGCCAACGTGCCGGACTACGGCACCGAGGAAGTGGCTGATCACACCCTGGCCCTGGCCCTCGGCCTGCTGCGCCGGGTGCCGCGCGGTCATGCGGTGGTCAGCGGCGGTGGCTGGGACTGGCGCCAGGTGGGCACGCTGCCGCGCCTGTCGCAACTGCGCGTCGGCCTGGTGGGTTTCGGCCGCATCGGCATGGCCGTGGCACGGCGCTTCCAGGCCTTCGGTTGCCAGGTCAGCTTCTATGACCCCTACATCAGCAGCGGTACCGAAAAATCGCTGAACGTACAGCGCTGCGAGAACCTCGATGACCTGCTGCGCGATTCCGACCTGGTCAGCCTGCACACGCCATTGAACGACGAAACCCGCCATCTCATCGGTGCGCGGGAACTGCAACGCCTGCACGGCAAGTACCTGGTGAATACCGCGCGTGGCCCGCTGATCGACGGCACCGCCCTGGCCGCCGCGGTGGAGGCGGGGCACCTGCGGGGCGTCGGCCTGGACGTCTACGAGAACGAACGGGAAGCGATTCCCGAGGCCTTCTGCAACCGTGAGGAGGTGATCCTCTCGCCCCACGTGGCGTTCTACTCCGAGGCCGCGCTGCCGGAGCTGCGGCGCAAGGCGGCCGGCGTGCTGCTGGATATCCTGCGCAGCGGCCGCCACCGCAATGTCGTCCAGCCCTGA
- a CDS encoding AraC family transcriptional regulator → MDSRLLSERSRVFERADPYAVSGYVNQHVGSHCIRLPAAGHPEASLNHRKFANLDLCRISYGGAVRVTSPALETIYHLQILLSGHCLWRGHKEEHYLAPGELLLINPDDPVDLTYSDDCEKFILKMPTALLEGICEEQRWQRPGSGVRFLQNTYRLDELEGFVNLLAMVCQEAEASDPLLRVQEHYAQIVGAKLLSVMKTNVSRESLGSQAASFERILDYIEGNLKQDISSEMLAQQSNMSLRSLYALFERHLGTTPKHYIRQKKLERIRASLADPSCNVRNVTELALDYGFLHLGRFSETYKGLFGELPSDTLKRRGS, encoded by the coding sequence ATGGATAGTCGCCTGCTGAGTGAACGCAGTAGGGTGTTCGAACGTGCCGACCCCTACGCCGTGTCCGGATATGTGAACCAGCATGTCGGGTCACACTGCATCCGGCTGCCTGCCGCAGGCCACCCCGAGGCCAGCCTCAACCACCGCAAGTTCGCCAACCTCGATCTTTGCCGCATCAGTTACGGCGGCGCCGTGCGGGTCACCTCGCCGGCCCTGGAAACCATCTACCACCTGCAGATTCTCCTCAGTGGCCATTGCCTGTGGCGTGGGCACAAGGAAGAGCATTACCTGGCGCCGGGCGAACTGCTGCTGATCAACCCGGACGACCCGGTCGACCTGACCTACTCGGACGATTGCGAAAAATTCATCCTGAAAATGCCCACCGCGCTGCTGGAAGGCATTTGCGAAGAGCAGCGCTGGCAGCGGCCGGGTTCCGGCGTGCGCTTCCTGCAGAACACCTACCGGCTGGATGAACTGGAGGGCTTCGTCAACCTGCTGGCCATGGTCTGCCAGGAAGCCGAGGCCAGCGATCCGCTGCTGCGGGTGCAGGAACACTACGCGCAGATTGTCGGGGCCAAGCTGCTGTCCGTGATGAAGACCAACGTCAGCCGCGAGAGCCTGGGCTCCCAGGCGGCGTCCTTCGAGCGCATCCTCGACTACATCGAGGGCAACCTGAAGCAGGACATCAGCAGCGAGATGCTCGCCCAGCAGTCGAACATGAGCCTGCGCTCGCTCTACGCGCTGTTCGAGCGCCACCTGGGCACCACGCCCAAGCACTACATCCGCCAGAAGAAGCTGGAACGCATCCGCGCCAGCCTGGCCGACCCCAGCTGCAACGTGCGCAACGTCACCGAACTGGCCCTGGACTACGGCTTCCTCCACCTGGGGCGTTTCTCCGAGACCTACAAGGGCCTGTTCGGCGAGTTGCCGTCGGATACCTTGAAGCGGCGCGGGTCGTAG
- a CDS encoding AzlC family ABC transporter permease has product MKPVLTFRDAFTDAAPIIVSGFMFGLVFGVLASKAGLTTFATALMSLLVFAGASQFVAIEQWQPGHLPVVGIVLTTLLVNLRHLLMSLSLRRAFLRESRSRLLPSFALLLIDETWALAEHRFKQAQPSLRYFVQAGLLIYAGWVGGSVIGTLVGSRIPDPDAFGLDFTFIAMFLSLMVLLWRHLMDFGTWLLSGAIATAVMHLPGLGDASVVIAAVVASAVVAALPLPQLSRGAA; this is encoded by the coding sequence ATGAAACCTGTCCTGACCTTCCGCGATGCCTTCACCGACGCCGCACCCATCATCGTCAGCGGCTTCATGTTCGGCCTGGTGTTCGGTGTGCTGGCCAGCAAGGCCGGGCTGACCACCTTCGCCACCGCGCTGATGAGCCTGCTGGTGTTCGCCGGTGCCTCGCAGTTCGTCGCCATCGAACAGTGGCAGCCGGGGCACCTGCCGGTGGTGGGCATCGTCCTCACCACCTTGCTGGTGAACCTGCGCCACCTGCTGATGAGCCTGTCGCTGCGCCGCGCCTTCCTGCGGGAATCGCGCAGCCGCCTGCTGCCGTCCTTCGCCCTGCTGCTGATCGACGAAACCTGGGCCCTGGCCGAACACCGCTTCAAGCAGGCCCAGCCCTCGCTGCGCTACTTCGTCCAGGCCGGCCTGCTGATCTACGCCGGCTGGGTCGGCGGATCGGTGATCGGCACCCTGGTGGGCAGCCGCATCCCCGACCCGGACGCCTTCGGCCTGGATTTCACCTTCATTGCGATGTTCCTGTCGCTGATGGTGCTGCTCTGGCGCCACCTGATGGACTTCGGCACCTGGCTGCTGTCCGGCGCCATCGCCACGGCGGTGATGCACCTGCCTGGCCTGGGTGACGCCTCGGTGGTGATCGCCGCCGTGGTCGCCAGCGCCGTGGTCGCCGCACTGCCTCTCCCGCAACTGTCACGAGGTGCCGCATGA
- a CDS encoding aminotransferase class I/II-fold pyridoxal phosphate-dependent enzyme: MQSSGSSFAPGKDNPNPFPGVAALERRTGKRVQLRLGGNESLDAPLTRLRETFGDAFCQRARLYGDPGAWELRQALAQYYGFDPEHLSLDAGADAVIGLCVQALCRPGDTVVCSAGTYPTFGYFARANACHLVEVPYRYGIEGPRVDLVLLAERARSAQARLVYLANPDNPTGSWSAHDEVQRFIEQLPEGCLLLLDEAYLDFCPALGEGSARPLPRCVRIRSMSKSHGLAGLRIGYALAERPLLDILERSKVHYALGGLVQYAALLALDDANNGPAIIERNAELRLRFSEHLRTLGQRPLQSGTNFVSFELPTNESAERVQARLLEAGIAVHRPQHRAFQHLIRVTLCQASITSGFLERLREVLP, encoded by the coding sequence ATGCAGTCGAGCGGTTCTTCCTTTGCGCCAGGCAAGGACAACCCCAATCCGTTCCCGGGCGTGGCCGCACTGGAGCGGCGTACCGGCAAGCGCGTGCAGTTGCGCCTGGGGGGCAACGAGAGTCTCGACGCACCCCTGACCCGCCTGCGCGAAACCTTCGGCGATGCCTTCTGCCAGCGCGCGCGCCTGTACGGTGATCCGGGGGCCTGGGAGTTGCGCCAGGCCCTGGCCCAGTACTACGGCTTCGACCCGGAGCACCTGAGCCTGGACGCCGGTGCCGACGCGGTGATCGGTCTCTGCGTCCAGGCCCTGTGTCGTCCCGGCGATACCGTGGTGTGCAGCGCCGGCACCTACCCGACCTTCGGCTATTTCGCCCGTGCCAACGCCTGCCACCTGGTGGAAGTGCCGTACCGCTATGGCATCGAAGGGCCGCGGGTGGACCTCGTGCTCCTCGCCGAGCGCGCGCGGAGCGCCCAGGCACGGCTGGTGTACCTGGCCAATCCAGACAACCCCACCGGTTCCTGGAGCGCCCACGACGAGGTGCAACGTTTCATCGAGCAATTGCCGGAAGGCTGCCTGCTGCTGCTGGACGAGGCCTACCTGGACTTCTGTCCGGCCCTTGGCGAAGGCAGCGCCAGGCCGTTGCCCCGTTGCGTGCGCATCCGCTCGATGTCCAAGTCCCATGGCCTGGCCGGACTGCGCATCGGCTATGCGCTGGCCGAGCGGCCGCTGCTCGATATCCTGGAACGGAGCAAGGTGCACTACGCCCTCGGCGGGCTGGTCCAGTACGCCGCGCTGCTGGCCCTGGACGATGCCAATAACGGCCCGGCGATCATCGAGCGCAATGCCGAACTGCGCCTGCGCTTTTCCGAGCACTTGCGCACCCTCGGCCAGCGCCCGTTGCAGTCGGGCACCAACTTCGTCTCGTTCGAGCTGCCCACCAACGAGTCGGCCGAACGCGTGCAGGCCCGCCTGCTGGAGGCGGGAATTGCCGTGCATCGCCCGCAGCACAGGGCGTTCCAGCACCTGATCCGCGTCACCCTGTGCCAGGCCAGCATCACCTCGGGCTTTCTCGAACGACTGCGCGAGGTATTGCCATGA
- a CDS encoding AzlD family protein codes for MTSLELLAILGMALATWLTRTLPLLLPVSGEALDGFGQRFLQNLPAAILAALISPRLVEGDPSIWISALLTLALVWRFRNVLVGVAAGTACCALIRWLTGAFV; via the coding sequence ATGACGTCGCTCGAACTCCTCGCCATCCTCGGCATGGCCCTGGCCACCTGGCTGACCCGCACGCTGCCGCTGCTGCTGCCGGTCAGCGGCGAAGCCCTTGACGGCTTCGGCCAGCGCTTCCTGCAGAACCTGCCGGCGGCCATCCTCGCCGCCCTTATCAGCCCGCGGCTGGTGGAGGGCGATCCCTCCATCTGGATCAGCGCGCTGTTGACCCTCGCGCTGGTCTGGCGCTTTCGCAACGTACTGGTCGGCGTGGCCGCGGGCACGGCCTGCTGCGCGCTGATCCGCTGGCTGACAGGAGCTTTCGTATGA
- the benB gene encoding benzoate 1,2-dioxygenase small subunit, with product MSISYDAVRDFLYREARYLDDKDWDNWLELYASDASFWMPSWDDRDELTEDPQTEISLIWYGNRGGLEDRVFRIKTERSSATMPDTRTSHNISNIELLEVADGQCKVRFNWHTLSFRYKTVDSYFGTSFYTLDVRGESPLIKAKKVVLKNDYVRQVIDVYHI from the coding sequence ATGAGCATCTCTTACGACGCCGTGCGCGACTTCCTCTACCGCGAAGCGCGCTACCTGGATGACAAGGACTGGGACAACTGGCTGGAGCTGTACGCCAGCGACGCCAGCTTCTGGATGCCGTCCTGGGACGACCGCGACGAGCTGACCGAAGACCCGCAGACCGAAATCTCGCTGATCTGGTACGGCAACCGTGGCGGCCTGGAAGACCGCGTGTTCCGCATCAAGACCGAGCGCTCCAGCGCGACCATGCCGGACACCCGCACCTCCCACAACATCAGCAACATCGAGCTTCTCGAAGTGGCCGACGGGCAGTGCAAGGTGCGTTTCAACTGGCACACCCTGAGCTTCCGCTACAAGACCGTGGACAGCTACTTCGGCACCAGCTTCTACACCCTCGACGTGCGCGGCGAGAGCCCGCTGATCAAGGCGAAGAAGGTGGTTCTGAAAAACGATTACGTGCGTCAAGTCATCGACGTCTATCACATTTAG
- the benC gene encoding benzoate 1,2-dioxygenase electron transfer component BenC produces MSHKIALTFEDGVTRFIDANPSETVADAAYRQGINIPLDCRDGACGTCKCFAEAGRYDMGQDYIEDALSEEEAAQGYVLTCQMRAESDCVVRVPASSDVCKTQQASYEASISAVRQLSDSTISLSIKGESLSKLAFLPGQYVNLKVPGSEQTRAYSFSSLQKDGEVSFLIRNVPGGLMSSFLTGLAKAGDSLSLAGPLGSFYLRDIRRPLLLLAGGTGLAPFTAMLEKIAEEGSEHPLHLIYGVTHDHDLVEMDKLEAFAARIPNFTFSACVSSPDSSYPQKGYVTHHIEPRHLNEGDVDVYLCGPPPMVESVNQYIREQGISPANFYYEKFAASAA; encoded by the coding sequence ATGTCCCACAAGATCGCACTGACTTTCGAAGACGGCGTCACCCGCTTCATCGACGCCAACCCCAGCGAAACCGTGGCCGATGCCGCCTATCGCCAGGGCATCAACATCCCGCTGGATTGCCGCGACGGTGCCTGCGGCACCTGCAAGTGCTTCGCCGAGGCTGGCCGTTACGACATGGGCCAGGACTACATCGAAGACGCCCTGAGCGAGGAAGAAGCTGCCCAGGGCTACGTGCTCACCTGCCAGATGCGCGCCGAGAGCGACTGCGTGGTGCGGGTGCCGGCGTCGTCCGATGTCTGCAAGACCCAGCAGGCCAGCTACGAGGCGAGCATCAGCGCCGTCCGCCAGCTGTCCGACAGCACCATCTCGCTGTCCATCAAGGGCGAGTCCCTGTCGAAACTGGCCTTCCTGCCGGGCCAGTATGTCAACCTCAAGGTGCCGGGCAGCGAGCAGACCCGCGCCTATTCCTTCAGCTCCCTGCAGAAGGATGGCGAAGTCAGCTTCCTGATCCGCAACGTACCTGGCGGTCTGATGAGCAGCTTCCTCACCGGCCTGGCCAAGGCGGGTGACAGCCTGTCCCTGGCTGGCCCGCTGGGCAGTTTCTACCTGCGCGACATCCGCCGTCCGCTGCTGCTGCTGGCGGGTGGCACCGGCCTGGCGCCTTTCACCGCGATGCTGGAAAAGATCGCGGAAGAGGGCAGCGAACACCCGCTGCACCTGATCTACGGCGTGACCCACGACCACGACCTGGTGGAAATGGACAAGCTGGAAGCCTTTGCCGCGCGCATTCCCAACTTCACCTTCAGCGCCTGCGTGTCCAGCCCGGACAGCAGCTATCCGCAGAAGGGTTACGTGACTCACCACATCGAGCCCCGGCACCTCAACGAGGGCGACGTGGACGTCTACCTGTGCGGCCCGCCGCCCATGGTCGAGTCGGTAAACCAGTACATCCGCGAGCAGGGCATCTCGCCCGCCAACTTCTACTACGAGAAGTTCGCCGCCAGCGCGGCCTGA
- a CDS encoding MFS transporter, with protein sequence MTSPAHLPATGSLDVQSFINAQPLSAYQWRIVLLCFLIVFLDGLDTAAMGFIAPALTQDWGIDRASLGPVMSAALIGMVFGALGSGPIADRFGRKVVLVTAVFLFGLFSLVSAFSANLEQLLVLRFLTGLGLGAAMPNATTLLSEYTPERLKSLLVTSMFCGFNLGMASGGFVSAALIPAYGWHSLLLLGGLLPLALAVVLLLWLPESARFLVVRNKGADKVRKALSPIAPAEVAVASGFSVPEQKTAQGGSVFRVIFSGTYSAGTLLLWLTYFMGLVIVYLLTSWLPTLMRDSGASLEQAAFIGALFQFGGVLSAVGVGWAMDRFNPHKVIGIFYLLAGVFAYCVGQSLGEVTLLATLVLLAGMCVNGAQSAMPSLAARFYPTLGRATGVSWMLGIGRFGAILGAWIGATLLGLGWNFEQVLTALVVPAAIATTAVIIKGLVSHADAT encoded by the coding sequence ATGACCAGCCCAGCCCATCTGCCCGCCACGGGCAGTCTCGATGTCCAATCCTTCATCAACGCCCAGCCACTGTCCGCCTACCAATGGCGCATCGTGCTGCTGTGTTTCCTCATTGTCTTCCTCGACGGCCTGGATACTGCCGCCATGGGTTTCATCGCCCCGGCGCTGACCCAGGACTGGGGCATCGACCGCGCCAGCCTCGGCCCGGTGATGAGCGCCGCGCTGATCGGCATGGTCTTCGGCGCCCTCGGCTCCGGGCCCATCGCTGACCGCTTCGGGCGCAAGGTCGTCCTGGTGACGGCGGTATTCCTGTTCGGGCTGTTCAGTCTGGTCTCCGCATTCAGCGCCAACCTCGAACAACTGCTGGTGCTGCGCTTCCTTACCGGTCTCGGTCTGGGCGCCGCGATGCCGAACGCCACCACGCTGCTTTCCGAGTACACCCCGGAACGCCTCAAGTCGCTGCTGGTGACCAGCATGTTCTGCGGCTTCAACCTCGGCATGGCTTCCGGCGGCTTCGTCTCCGCCGCGCTGATCCCGGCCTATGGCTGGCACAGTCTGCTGTTGCTCGGCGGTCTGCTGCCCCTGGCGCTTGCCGTGGTGCTGCTGCTCTGGCTGCCGGAATCCGCCCGCTTCCTGGTGGTGCGCAACAAGGGCGCGGACAAGGTGCGCAAGGCGCTGTCGCCCATCGCGCCGGCCGAGGTGGCGGTGGCCAGCGGATTCAGCGTGCCGGAGCAGAAGACCGCCCAGGGGGGCAGTGTTTTCCGGGTGATCTTCTCCGGCACCTACAGCGCCGGCACCCTGCTGCTCTGGCTCACCTACTTCATGGGGCTGGTGATCGTCTATCTGCTCACCAGCTGGCTGCCGACCCTGATGCGCGACAGCGGCGCCAGCCTGGAGCAGGCGGCCTTCATCGGCGCGCTGTTCCAGTTCGGCGGCGTGCTCAGCGCCGTCGGCGTGGGCTGGGCGATGGACCGCTTCAACCCGCACAAGGTGATCGGCATTTTCTACCTGCTGGCCGGCGTGTTCGCCTACTGCGTGGGCCAGAGCCTGGGCGAGGTGACGCTGCTGGCCACCCTGGTGCTGCTGGCCGGTATGTGCGTCAACGGCGCGCAATCGGCCATGCCGTCCCTGGCGGCGCGTTTCTACCCGACCCTGGGCCGCGCCACCGGAGTGTCCTGGATGCTCGGCATCGGCCGTTTCGGCGCCATCCTCGGCGCCTGGATCGGCGCGACCTTGCTGGGCCTGGGCTGGAACTTCGAACAGGTGCTGACGGCGCTGGTGGTGCCCGCCGCCATCGCCACCACGGCGGTGATCATCAAGGGCCTGGTCAGCCACGCCGACGCGACCTGA